The genomic interval AGATTGCAATTCTAAAAGCAATGGGGGCTACGCGAAGAAGCATTATGGCAATTTTTATGCTGGAAGGGATTACGATCGGTGTCCTTGGAACTCTGATCGGTATTCCACTGGGATACGGGATTTGCGAATTGATTCCGATGGTTTATACACTTCCCAGCGATGTCTACTACATCAGTCACATTCCCGTGAAAGTCAAGGCACTGGATATTTTTTGGGTCTCTTTTTCGGCAATCTTAATCAGTTTTGGCGCAACGCTTTATCCCTCTCTCCAGGCGGGAAAACTTAAACCGGTCGAAGCGCTTCGGTATGAATAGTCCCTCACCCGTTCTCCTGGAAATTAAAAACCTGAGCAAATCATTTATTTTGAATCACCGGGAAATCGAAGTTCTCCGGGGAATAAATCTGAACGTTGCAAAAGGGGAATTTCTCTCAATTATCGGAGCTTCCGGAGTGGGGAAAAGTACCTTTCTCCATCTATTGGGCGCTCTCGATTCGCCAACCCGCGGAGAAATTCTCTTTGAAGGAACCAAACTCTCACAATTGGGAGAGTCCTCTCTTGCAGAATTTCGAAATAAACAGGTCGGTTTTGTTTTCCAGTTTCATCATCTTCTCCCTGAATTTACCGCGCTTGAAAATGCCGCCATGCCGGGCCTCATTCGAGGCATTTCAAAGAAAGAGTCTCTACAAATGGCAAAAAAGATTTTGGAGGAGGTTGGCTTAGGTCATCGAACCGATCATAAGCCGGGAGAGCTATCGGGAGGCGAGCAGCAAAGGGTCGCCGTAGCCAGAGCACTGTTACTGAGTCCCTCTCTTGTACTTGCAGATGAACCGACCGGGAATCTCGATTCCCGGACGAGTATGGAAATTTTTAAATTACTTAGAAAATTAAATCAGGATAAGAAGATCACCTTTATTCTGGTCACCCATAATGAAAAGATCGCCGTTCAGGGAGATCGGTTACTGGAAATGGTCGATGGCACGATCAAGGTATCCTGACTTCACTTACTTTGATCCGAGATGTTCGGCCGGTTCTTTTCCCCCGCCCCCGGAGTCCTGCGATTCGGCTCTGCCGGATTCGTGCGACTCCCCATTTACAGATTCGTGATCTTCGTGAACACTTTCGTGATGACCGGCGTCAGAAAGCAGGTCCCGGTCTGATTCCTTTTCCAATTCACCGATTTCACTTGTTTCTCTGCCAGAAGAAGGATCGACCGATTCTTTTACAGTCACGTCTCGATCATTCGAATAATCGCCTTCTAACGCCAAAGCCTGTGAACCAAAGCTGAGTCCGAAAATAACGGTCAGTCCCCAAAATAGCTGTAAATCCTTACTCATTACTCCTCCTTTTAGTAGTAGAGGTTTCTTAATTTGAAAAAGACAAACTCCGTCTATTATATGAACTGCATCTTTTATGCCAGTTTAAGGAAATGCAACATATTGATTTTTTTGATATTTTAAAAAAATTGTTCTCTCTCACTCGCCGGATTTCAAGCAATTCCTCAGGCCATTCGACGAAGAAGTTTTCCCTTGCTCCCTTTCCAAACGACAAGGATTGGGCTTGCGACAAATATGGAAGAGTAAGTTCCGATAACAACTCCCATCAGAAGAGCAAATGAAAAGTCATGAATCACCTCTCCCCCAAAAAAGAATAGAGCCAATAGGACGAGAAAGACCGTCAAGGAGACTACAATCGTACGACTCAATACCTGATTGATGCCATTGTTAATCACCTGTTCCAGGGTCTCCCGGCTTCTCAGCCTTAAATTCTCCCTGATCCGGTCAAAAACTACCACCGTATCCGTCAAGGAGTATCCGGCAAGCGTTAAAAGCGCAGTCACAATAAGAAGATTAATCTCCCTATGCAATAAATAAAATATTCCCAAAACAGCCAAAACATCATGAAATGTCGCAATGGCCGCCGCCACACCAAATCTAAACTCGAAACGAAAGGCTATATAGATGATAATTCCGAGCATGGCGATCCCAACAGCAAGCGTCGCATCTTTTTGAAGTTTCTGACCGATCGTAGGTCCGATCTCTTCGCTGCTATCAATGACAAAATGATTGTCTGGCAGTTCCTTTGTAAAAATTGAAACGACTTTTTCTGCAATCTTTTCCTGAATGGTTGTCTGTTTCTTGATTCGTATCAGGAGTTTATTCCCCTCTGAAAACTCCTGGAGTTCTGCTTCCTTCAGATCATTTTTTTCCAAAATCACCCTGGCATCCTCAATCTTGACAGGGTGTTCGAATTTAAGCTGAACAGCCGTTCCTCCGGCAAAATCAATTCCGAGATTGGCCTTTCCCATACTGATCGAGAATAGAGAAATGAGCCCTAACACAATCATCAATCCGGAAAACAGAAATGCATAGTAGCGCTTACCTATAAAATCAATTCGCGTCTTCCCTAATAATTCAAACATGCATCGCACCTCACCTTTTTATATACTTAAAGTTTCTATCTTTTTTCTCATGGTTATCATGTCAAATATCACCTTGGTTCCGACCAGCGACGTGAAAAGATTGATGGTCACGCCCAGACTCAGGGAGACCGCAAACCCCTTGATGGGCCCTGTTCCAAAAATAAACAGGACCAATGCCGTAATCAGTGTCGTCACATGGGAATCAATGATGGTCAGAAAGGCCTTATCATATCCCGAGTCGATTGCTCCCCGAACCGGTTTCCCCAGCCGAAGCTCTTCGCGGATTCGTTCAAAAATAAGAACGTTTGAATCGACGGACATCCCGATGGTCAAAATGATGCCGGCGATACCCGGCAAAGTTAATGTGGCATTCAGCGCTGCCAAAGCGCCAATCAACAAAATCACATTCAGTACCAGAGCGAAATCCGCGATGAGCCCCGCTAACCGGTAATAGAAAATCATGAAAACCACCACAAGTAATGTGCCCCATTTTGCGGCCCGGAAACCCATCTCGATAGAATCTCTCCCCAAAGAAGGACCGACCGTCACGTTCTGGATTGTTTTAACCGGGGCGGGAAGCGCACCGGCCCGCAGTACAATGGCCAGGCTGGTTGCTTCTTCCGGGGTAAATCCGCCTGAAATCTGGGCCCGTCCGCCCAAAATTCGGTCTTGAATAACCGGGGCGGAATAGACCGTACCGTCCAGTATGATCGCAAGGCGTTTTCTCACATTTTCGGCCGTAATGGTTTCAAACTGTTTTGAACCGGTTCTGTCAAAAACCACTGAGACATAGGGCTTATTGTATTCATCGAATGACATCCGCGCATCACTCAATTTGTCGCCTGTCAACAAAGTTCTTTTTTTGATCAGAAAAGGACGTTTAGTAACAGCCTGGCTATCCTTGTCCACAATTTTTTCAAAAAGAATTTCATCGCCTTCTGGAATTCTGGGGCCAAATTCAGATTTAAATTTTTCTTCCTGATCCAGTTTAAGACTGTTGGGAAGTTCTCTGGAAAAACTGTTTTCGTCATCCACCAGTTTAAACTCCAGAAGCGCGGTCGTTTTGATCAGAGAGAGTGCCTGTTGAGGATTTTTTATGCCGGGAAGCTGAATCAGGATCTGGTTCGTCCCCTGCCTCTGGATCAACGGTTCTGCAACACCAAACTGGTCGATCCGATTTCGAATGGTCTCCATCGATTGGGAGACCGCGTTCTCCTTGATTCGGCTAGCCTCGTCATTTGACAGCGTCAATAACAGGGCATTGTCTTTCGATTCCTTGCTGATTAAGAAAGGAAATTGATCATTGATCACTTTTGTCAACGTTTCTTTTGCTTCCTTTCTGGGATACTCAATCAGAATATCGGACATCGCCACTTTTTTAACCGAACTGACCTCAATCTTTTTTTCATTTGCGGAATCTTTGATCCCCGCCATCATTTGATCCAGATTATTTGAAACAGCCTCATCTTGTTCCACTTCAAGAACAAGATGAATTCCACCTTGTAAATCAAGGCCAAGATTGATTCCTTTATTCGGAAAAATATTTCCCCACCAGCTGGGGAAAAGGGAATAGAATCGGGTGGAAGGTAAAAAAAACACAATCGAACTGAGTATCGTCAAACTAATTAAAATGATTCTTCCCTTGATCCCCTTTTTCATGATCCTTTCTCTCCTTCCTCTTCCGCCTTCCTTAACCCTGTCACCCCTTCACGGATGACCTTGATTTTAACATTGTCCGCGATTTGAAGCGTAACCACGTCCTGATTGATACTGGTCACCGATCCAATAACAC from Nitrospirota bacterium carries:
- the secF gene encoding protein translocase subunit SecF; its protein translation is MFELLGKTRIDFIGKRYYAFLFSGLMIVLGLISLFSISMGKANLGIDFAGGTAVQLKFEHPVKIEDARVILEKNDLKEAELQEFSEGNKLLIRIKKQTTIQEKIAEKVVSIFTKELPDNHFVIDSSEEIGPTIGQKLQKDATLAVGIAMLGIIIYIAFRFEFRFGVAAAIATFHDVLAVLGIFYLLHREINLLIVTALLTLAGYSLTDTVVVFDRIRENLRLRSRETLEQVINNGINQVLSRTIVVSLTVFLVLLALFFFGGEVIHDFSFALLMGVVIGTYSSIFVASPILVVWKGSKGKLLRRMA
- a CDS encoding ABC transporter ATP-binding protein produces the protein MNSPSPVLLEIKNLSKSFILNHREIEVLRGINLNVAKGEFLSIIGASGVGKSTFLHLLGALDSPTRGEILFEGTKLSQLGESSLAEFRNKQVGFVFQFHHLLPEFTALENAAMPGLIRGISKKESLQMAKKILEEVGLGHRTDHKPGELSGGEQQRVAVARALLLSPSLVLADEPTGNLDSRTSMEIFKLLRKLNQDKKITFILVTHNEKIAVQGDRLLEMVDGTIKVS
- the secD gene encoding protein translocase subunit SecD, translating into MKKGIKGRIILISLTILSSIVFFLPSTRFYSLFPSWWGNIFPNKGINLGLDLQGGIHLVLEVEQDEAVSNNLDQMMAGIKDSANEKKIEVSSVKKVAMSDILIEYPRKEAKETLTKVINDQFPFLISKESKDNALLLTLSNDEASRIKENAVSQSMETIRNRIDQFGVAEPLIQRQGTNQILIQLPGIKNPQQALSLIKTTALLEFKLVDDENSFSRELPNSLKLDQEEKFKSEFGPRIPEGDEILFEKIVDKDSQAVTKRPFLIKKRTLLTGDKLSDARMSFDEYNKPYVSVVFDRTGSKQFETITAENVRKRLAIILDGTVYSAPVIQDRILGGRAQISGGFTPEEATSLAIVLRAGALPAPVKTIQNVTVGPSLGRDSIEMGFRAAKWGTLLVVVFMIFYYRLAGLIADFALVLNVILLIGALAALNATLTLPGIAGIILTIGMSVDSNVLIFERIREELRLGKPVRGAIDSGYDKAFLTIIDSHVTTLITALVLFIFGTGPIKGFAVSLSLGVTINLFTSLVGTKVIFDMITMRKKIETLSI